The proteins below come from a single Streptomyces tubercidicus genomic window:
- a CDS encoding MFS transporter, which yields MPAIPRPAAGGPLRLPHFRLLLAGAAAGQIGAQVTLVALPLVAVLELRAPAFQVGLLTAAETAAFLLVGLPAGAWVDRMRKLPLMIRADVVRAVAMASIPLAAVADVLTMAQLYLVALVTGVATVFFDVAHQSFLPQLLPKDQLVSGNGALETVRSSAQVAGPGLGGGLVQLLGASLAIVADAAGYVLSALFLWGIKQPESRPARVAGTSLRQDIGEGLRFVFGHRLLRVIAVTTGLANFFSATLMATQSVFLVRVLGLAPGVVGLVLAASAVGGLAGALCAGRLAARFGQARLIWLSVLATGPFALLWPLSGHGAGAVLFAVGSGVVFFGAVVYNVAQVSFRQTLCPPRLLGRMNATLRFLMWGTLPLGALVGGALAESFGARTALAWCAAGFLLVPLPLLLSPLRRMRDLPTAEAAADDAPAAPADPAEPAPVS from the coding sequence ATGCCCGCAATACCCCGACCCGCGGCCGGTGGCCCGCTGCGCCTGCCCCACTTCCGTCTTCTGCTCGCCGGTGCCGCGGCCGGACAAATCGGCGCCCAGGTCACCCTGGTCGCCCTGCCTCTCGTCGCCGTACTTGAGCTCCGCGCCCCCGCCTTCCAGGTGGGGCTGCTCACGGCCGCGGAGACCGCCGCGTTCCTGCTGGTCGGACTGCCGGCCGGGGCCTGGGTCGACCGGATGCGCAAGCTGCCGCTGATGATCCGGGCCGATGTCGTACGGGCCGTCGCGATGGCGAGCATCCCGCTGGCCGCCGTCGCCGATGTGCTGACGATGGCGCAGCTGTATCTCGTCGCCCTGGTCACCGGCGTGGCGACCGTCTTCTTCGACGTCGCCCACCAGAGCTTCCTGCCTCAACTGCTGCCCAAGGACCAGCTGGTCTCGGGCAACGGGGCGCTGGAGACCGTCCGTTCCTCGGCGCAGGTGGCCGGTCCCGGGCTCGGCGGCGGTCTGGTCCAGCTGCTCGGGGCCTCGCTGGCCATCGTCGCCGACGCGGCCGGCTATGTGCTCTCGGCCCTGTTCCTGTGGGGCATCAAGCAGCCCGAGAGCCGGCCGGCCCGTGTCGCGGGGACGTCGCTGCGCCAGGACATCGGTGAGGGACTGCGGTTCGTCTTCGGGCACCGGCTGCTGCGGGTGATCGCGGTGACCACCGGCCTGGCGAACTTCTTCAGCGCGACGCTGATGGCCACCCAGTCCGTCTTCCTGGTACGGGTGCTGGGGCTGGCGCCGGGAGTGGTCGGCCTCGTGCTGGCCGCCTCGGCGGTGGGCGGGCTCGCCGGAGCGCTGTGTGCCGGCCGGCTCGCCGCCCGGTTCGGCCAGGCCAGGCTCATCTGGCTGTCCGTGCTGGCCACCGGCCCGTTCGCGCTGCTGTGGCCGCTGTCCGGGCACGGCGCGGGCGCCGTACTGTTCGCGGTCGGCTCCGGTGTGGTCTTCTTCGGCGCCGTCGTCTACAACGTCGCACAGGTGAGCTTCCGTCAGACGCTGTGCCCGCCCCGGCTGCTGGGCCGGATGAATGCCACCCTGCGGTTTCTGATGTGGGGCACCCTGCCGCTCGGCGCCCTGGTCGGCGGTGCGCTGGCCGAGTCGTTCGGCGCCCGCACGGCGCTGGCGTGGTGCGCGGCCGGGTTCCTGCTCGTACCGCTGCCGCTGCTGCTGTCCCCGCTGCGCCGGATGCGGGACCTGCCGACCGCCGAGGCGGCCGCGGACGACGCCCCGGCAGCCCCCGCGGACCCGGCCGAGCCCGCGCCCGTCAGCTGA